TTGTTTATGCAGCGGGTGCAAGTGAAAAGAAACGAATTCATCTAGAGATTAATGACTAATAGCAATGTTAAGCAAATCACATGAACGGGATTTACGTGGGATCAAGCCAACGCAGTAATTCTACAAACATATTTCCCAGACGATTTGAACATCCGCTAAATGTACGTGTTCAAATGGGAGGAGAAAAAGGTCTGAGAAGAACAAGCCAACGCAGTAATTCTACAGACATATTTCCCGGACAATTTGAACATCCGTATATAGAGAAAAGGGTGGGGGGTAACCTCCTCCCTTTCTTTACATTTTAGACGTGCTTTGTTTAGGGAAGAGAAAACTACTAACAAAGGTCGTCACTTCACCTATCCATATGAAGGTCAAATGGTTTCGTGTGTATGGGTGAAGTACTAAGCTTGAATGAGAACGATATACTTCTTTGTTATAATTGTAGGTATACAAGTGTAGTTAACATGAGTTTCAATGTACAATTAGGCTAGAACGAACCTATCAAAGGGATGGTTGCGATGAAAATTATACAAAATATAATTGTAAAGCAAGTTCTCACTGAGAAAAGTAAAGACGGTCTACTAGATAAGTTTCAACAGTCAAAATTTCAATTACAAAAAGAATGTGATCAGCTACGATTTGAACGTAAGAAAATGGAAAATAATAAGAAGTATCAGGCATCAACACTACATACATATTTTGAACGAGAAATAAATTCGAGACTGGATAAAATTAAAGTTTTGGATTTTCAAATTGAACAGCTAGAAATTTTACCTATTGGCAGTGAATTAAGAGAAAAAGAAGTGCAGGCCATTGTCGATATAAATGTTGGTGATAGTTGGGACGACATATCTCATGAGAAAACAATTATTATCAAGGAAGGTATTGTAGTAGAAATGAGATAGAGGTGAAGTTAAATGGGTAAGTGGTATAATGTTGGGAAAATTGTTAATACTCATGGTATTAAAGGAGAAGTAAGAGTCATTTCTAAAACTGATTTTGCTGAAGAACGTTATGAACTAGGGAATAAGCTGTATATTTTTACAGGTGAAAATAATCAACCTATCGAGGTTGTAGTTAAAAGCCATCGCTTGCATAAAAATTTTGATCTGTTGACTTTTGAGGGCTACCACAACGTAAATGAAGTTGAGAAATATAAGGGCTCCTTACTAAAAGTGCCTGAGGATCAATTAAGTGAACTTGATGAAGGTGAATTTTATTTCCATGAAATTATCGGTTGCCATGTGTATACAGATGAGGCGAAAGAACTAGGTACGGTTAAGGAAATATTAACACCAGGGGCAAATGATGTGTGGGTCGTCAAAGGACATAATAATCAAGAAATACTCATTCCGTATATCGATGACATTGTGCTAGATATTAATATTCATGACAAGAAGATTGTTATAAAACCTTTAGAGGGGTTACTTTAAATATGAAGATTGACATACTTACATTGTTCCCTGAAATGTTTGAAGGCGTATTCGGTCAGTCTATATTAAAAAAAGCACAAGACAAAGAAGCTGTATCATTAAAAGCAACTAATTTTCGTGATTATACGACTAATAAGCATGGGAAAGTTGATGATTATCCATATGGTGGTGGGGCAGGTATGGTATTAACCCCACAACCTATTTTTTCAGCTATTGAAGACTTGAGCAAAGATATAAATACGAATCCTCGAATTATATTAATGTGCCCTCAAGGTGAGAAGTTTAATCAAAGTAAGGCAAAAGAACTATCAACAGAGGATCATCTAGTGTTCATTTGTGGCCATTATGAAGGGTACGATGAAAGAATACGCGAACAACTAGTTACTGACGAAATATCCATTGGTGATTTTGTATTGACAGGTGGAGAATTGGCTTCGATGGTCGTTATTGATAGTGTTGTAAGACTCCTTCCTGGAGTGTTAGGAAATGATGAATCAGCTGTTGAGGAGTCATTTTCAATGGGTTTGCTTGAACACCCTCAATATACAAGACCAGCAAACTTCCAAGATCATCAAGTGCCAGAAGTTTTATTATCTGGGAATCATCAAAAAATTTCAGAGTGGCGTCAAAAAGAATCTTTGAGACGTACACTGCTTCGCCGACCAGATTTATTGAATCAAGCTGACCTTACACCTCAACAAGAAAAATGGTTAGAAGAGTTAAAAAAACAATAAAGCTAGTTATTGCATGTCATTCATTTTTATGCTATGATATTTTTTGTGACTAAGGATGAATATCCTTATGTTACTGATGACTGATGTTCCGCTGTAATGTAAAACATTGGAATGAACATCTGTGGAAGGAGTTGAAAACGATGCAACAATTAATTGAAGAAATCACAAAAGAACAGTTAAGATCAGATCTTCCTGAATTCCGTTCTGGTGACACTGTACGTGTACACATTAAAGTTGTCGAGGGTAGCCGTGAGCGTATCCAGGTGTTTGAAGGTGTAGTAATTAAGCGTCGTGGTGGCGGGATTAGCGAAACATTTACTGTCCGTAAAGTATCTTACGGTGTAGGTGTTGAACGTACATTGCCATTACATTCACCTAAAATTGCTAAACTTGAAAGAATTCGACGTGGTAAAGTACGCCGTGCAAAACTTTACTACTTACGTAACCTTAGAGGTAAGGCTGCGCGTATTAAAGAAATTCGATAATAGAACTAAAAAGGAGCTTGTCTATCAAGCTCTTTTTTCATATATAAGATTAAAAAAGTATAGGTGGTAGCGTTATGACAACTAAAAAAAATGAATTATTTGAGTGGGTTAAAGCCTTAATTATTGCCATATTGTTAGCTGCGGTCATCAGATACTTTCTATTCGCTCCAATCGTCGTTGATGGAGAGTCAATGATGCCAACCTTAAATAATACAGACAGAATGATTGTCAATAAAATCTCATACACAATCGGCGAGCCTCACCGCTTCGATATCGTTGTTTTTCATGCTAATGCTGAAAAAGATTACATTAAAAGAGTGATTGGTTTGCCAGGTGATCATGTAGAATACAAAGATGATACACTTTTTATTAACGGTGAAAAGTTTGAAGAGCCATATTTAGATGAGAAAAAGAAAGAGCTAATAGCAGGTACACCTCTTACGGACCCATTTGAAGTCACAGTTCCGGATGGAGAGTTATTTGTTTTGGGAGACAATCGTCGTGCAAGCAGAGACAGCCGTCATATTGGAACGATACCTATTGACGAAGTCCTTGGAAAAACTAGTGTTGTGTATTGGCCGTTTTCTAAAATAAGGATAGCAAACTAGTAAGAGAGGATGAAATGAAAAAATGACAATTCAATGGTTTCCGGGGCATATGGCTAAAGCAAAACGCCAGGTCATTGAAAAAATAAAACTCATAGATATCGTCTTTGAGCTTGTAGATGCACGTATTCCAGCTTCTTCAAGAAATCCAATGGTTGATGAAATGATTAGTAATAAGCCAAGGCTTATACTACTTAATAAAGCAGATATGGCCGACCCAAGTAAAACAAAAGAATGGATTGATTACTTCCAACAACGAGGGGATCGAGCTATACCAATTGATTCACAGTCAGGTAAAGGAATGAAGCAGATTGTTGCCATTTCCAAAGAAATGCTGCAAGACAAATTTGATAAGATGAGACAAAAAGGCGTGAAACCACGTCCGATTAGAGCTGTTATAGTAGGAATTCCTAATGTAGGTAAATCAACGTTAATCAATCGTCTTGCAAAGAAAAAAATTGCACAGACAGGTGATAGACCGGGAATAACAAAAGCACAACAGTGGATTAAAGTTGGTAAAGAATTAGAACTCTTAGATACTCCGGGTATTTTATGGCCGAAGTTTGAGGACGAAGCTGTTGGGTTAAAGCTTGCTACAACAGGTGCTATAAAAGATACGATATTAAACTTACAAGATATTACTGTATACGCTTTAAGATTCTTAAGCCATCAATATCCAGATCGGCTGAAAGATAGATACAATTTGCAAGAAATTCATGATGACATCGTCATAACATTTGATGAAATCGGCAAAAGACGAGGCTGTATCATGGCTGGTGGGATAATAGATTACGATAAAGTATCTGAGTTAGTGTTAAGAGAAATACGTTCAGAAAAACTAGGACCATTAACATTCGAAAGTCCTGCCGAAAATGAATAACATAGTGTTTTAAGAGGTGATATACATATCTCCTCACGTCAATTGACATGAAGTCTCTTCAGGGTAGCACGAGGTCACTAGCCCTGTTCTTTGTGTAACAAATGTCTTCGATTGACGTCGCTCAGTTAAGGCCTTACCTTATCTGAGTTTATCTTGCCTTGCTCGCTTATGTTAGCGAGCCTTTATTTTTTTTATTTAGAACCGATATAATGACTATGCTGTTTGCTATTGATTGTTGTACTTCGTACGAATAAATAAGTACGGATACAACGATCGTTTCGTGGAATCTTTACTACTATAAAATGTTGATAATCACATAAGAACTTCTTTATAATGTGGTATTTAGTATAAATATTAACAAAGTTTACATAGATAGTCTTATATAAAGAGTCTACTTCTAAGCAGTATTGACACGGGTCAATGACAGCTGTATACGTAGCGCGTTGATTTTTTCTTACAAAAGATCAACACATGTAAAGTGTTATGGCGTTTGTTTCCACAAACATATTACTACATAATAATAATTTTGAAAGAATGATAAAGTTTACGCAGAGAGCCATATTGAAAGAGTGATTGAGAATGAATAAACTTACAGTAAAACAAATAAAGCAAATTTTAGATGGGACGACTAATATAGAGGATCCAATTATTAAAAAATGCGAGGATGATGATCGAAAAGGTGTTCAACAACTACTGACTAGGTGGTTGAAACAACAGGAGGAACATCACACTCAACAACAGCTATTTATTGAGATGAGTACATATGAGCAAAGCCTATATAAACAAGGGTATAATAGCATTGCAGGTATAGATGAGGTTGGTAGGGGACCACTTGCTGGTCCAGTTGTAGCTGCAGCTGTGATATTACCTAAAGACTTTTATTTACCAGGGTTAAATGACTCCAAAAAGCTATCATTTAAGAAGAGGGAATATTTGTATGATTATATTATGGAGCATGCGGTTACAACAAGTGTTGGCATTGTTTCTGCACAGAAAATAGATGAAATAAATATATATCAAGCAACAAAATATGCCATGAAACAGGCAATTGAAGACCTTAACGTACAGCCTGATTTTCTATTGATCGATGCCATGGAATTGTCAACGGACTTACCACAGTTATCGATAATAAAAGGTGACTCAAAAAGTATTGCAATAGCAGCTAGCTCTATTGTAGCTAAAGTGACACGAGACAGGATAATGATTAACTTAGCAGAAGAGTTTCCTCAATATCAATTCGAAAAGCATATGGGGTACGGCACAAAAGAGCATATGACAGCGTTGCAACAATTTGGCGTAACGAGAGAACATCGTAAAACATTTAGCCC
This window of the Bacillus sp. SM2101 genome carries:
- a CDS encoding YlqD family protein; the protein is MKIIQNIIVKQVLTEKSKDGLLDKFQQSKFQLQKECDQLRFERKKMENNKKYQASTLHTYFEREINSRLDKIKVLDFQIEQLEILPIGSELREKEVQAIVDINVGDSWDDISHEKTIIIKEGIVVEMR
- the rimM gene encoding ribosome maturation factor RimM (Essential for efficient processing of 16S rRNA); amino-acid sequence: MGKWYNVGKIVNTHGIKGEVRVISKTDFAEERYELGNKLYIFTGENNQPIEVVVKSHRLHKNFDLLTFEGYHNVNEVEKYKGSLLKVPEDQLSELDEGEFYFHEIIGCHVYTDEAKELGTVKEILTPGANDVWVVKGHNNQEILIPYIDDIVLDINIHDKKIVIKPLEGLL
- the trmD gene encoding tRNA (guanosine(37)-N1)-methyltransferase TrmD, which gives rise to MKIDILTLFPEMFEGVFGQSILKKAQDKEAVSLKATNFRDYTTNKHGKVDDYPYGGGAGMVLTPQPIFSAIEDLSKDINTNPRIILMCPQGEKFNQSKAKELSTEDHLVFICGHYEGYDERIREQLVTDEISIGDFVLTGGELASMVVIDSVVRLLPGVLGNDESAVEESFSMGLLEHPQYTRPANFQDHQVPEVLLSGNHQKISEWRQKESLRRTLLRRPDLLNQADLTPQQEKWLEELKKQ
- the rplS gene encoding 50S ribosomal protein L19 → MQQLIEEITKEQLRSDLPEFRSGDTVRVHIKVVEGSRERIQVFEGVVIKRRGGGISETFTVRKVSYGVGVERTLPLHSPKIAKLERIRRGKVRRAKLYYLRNLRGKAARIKEIR
- the lepB gene encoding signal peptidase I — its product is MTTKKNELFEWVKALIIAILLAAVIRYFLFAPIVVDGESMMPTLNNTDRMIVNKISYTIGEPHRFDIVVFHANAEKDYIKRVIGLPGDHVEYKDDTLFINGEKFEEPYLDEKKKELIAGTPLTDPFEVTVPDGELFVLGDNRRASRDSRHIGTIPIDEVLGKTSVVYWPFSKIRIAN
- the ylqF gene encoding ribosome biogenesis GTPase YlqF → MTIQWFPGHMAKAKRQVIEKIKLIDIVFELVDARIPASSRNPMVDEMISNKPRLILLNKADMADPSKTKEWIDYFQQRGDRAIPIDSQSGKGMKQIVAISKEMLQDKFDKMRQKGVKPRPIRAVIVGIPNVGKSTLINRLAKKKIAQTGDRPGITKAQQWIKVGKELELLDTPGILWPKFEDEAVGLKLATTGAIKDTILNLQDITVYALRFLSHQYPDRLKDRYNLQEIHDDIVITFDEIGKRRGCIMAGGIIDYDKVSELVLREIRSEKLGPLTFESPAENE
- a CDS encoding ribonuclease HII, translating into MNKLTVKQIKQILDGTTNIEDPIIKKCEDDDRKGVQQLLTRWLKQQEEHHTQQQLFIEMSTYEQSLYKQGYNSIAGIDEVGRGPLAGPVVAAAVILPKDFYLPGLNDSKKLSFKKREYLYDYIMEHAVTTSVGIVSAQKIDEINIYQATKYAMKQAIEDLNVQPDFLLIDAMELSTDLPQLSIIKGDSKSIAIAASSIVAKVTRDRIMINLAEEFPQYQFEKHMGYGTKEHMTALQQFGVTREHRKTFSPVRETLEMVSEV